ACAAAAAATAAACGGCCCAATTGTTTTAACAAACAGGCAATTAGCTGAAAAAGTTAAGGAGTTTTATATAGCCGATGTTATTGACGACCGCAGCGAACGCCAACTGATTGCCTGGCTTTTACCCACATTGCCGCCGTTTACCAAATACAAAATTGATGTGAAGGACGGTGCAAGCGAAGCTTTAAAACGCTTTGCTGATTATGCCATCCCGGCCGATAAAAATCTGCGCCCGGTAAATATCCGCATAAAAAAATTACGACTTATTGAGGAGCAGAAAGGAACCGACCAGGTGAGCGGAAAACTGGAACTTGAGCTTTTGTTTGAATTGAAAAAAGATTATGGTTCCGTTAAGCTGATAACCTACCCGGCAAGTACAAGCTATACCCGCAGCGTTTCGCAGCAGTATGCTATCGGGATACTTATAAGTCGTGCGTTTGAAGGCGGTTTGAATTGGTTTAATAACTGGATGAACCGTGAAGCCGATACCAACATTAAACTGGCCAAAAGTATTAAACTGATATTTACCGATTATACCGAAAAGCCTGAAGGCGATACCATTTACTATTCGCCTAAGCGCCCGCTAACCTGGGATGAT
The sequence above is a segment of the Mucilaginibacter celer genome. Coding sequences within it:
- a CDS encoding DUF922 domain-containing protein gives rise to the protein MNILRGRPKPVVVVAFLCVIIFFPSILKAQKINGPIVLTNRQLAEKVKEFYIADVIDDRSERQLIAWLLPTLPPFTKYKIDVKDGASEALKRFADYAIPADKNLRPVNIRIKKLRLIEEQKGTDQVSGKLELELLFELKKDYGSVKLITYPASTSYTRSVSQQYAIGILISRAFEGGLNWFNNWMNREADTNIKLAKSIKLIFTDYTEKPEGDTIYYSPKRPLTWDDFKDKPYGNKYVAEVLPGFGYTEQAEVQKGVVLIRISMRVFLPKSAAWVRSEGRNSTALNHEQRHFDIAKIAARHFQQALLSMKIPADNYDGYINVQYLDSYREMNQLQDNYDKETNHGVNGAAQQRWDARIDKELKELL